Proteins found in one Micropterus dolomieu isolate WLL.071019.BEF.003 ecotype Adirondacks linkage group LG10, ASM2129224v1, whole genome shotgun sequence genomic segment:
- the il20ra gene encoding interleukin-20 receptor subunit alpha isoform X2: MWTVSIVLYLGGLHCAVSSSPSSPINVIFSSVNLRNILQWSPGNGTPDYTHFTVQYTIYGDSVEGSKGKVNWREVRQCTRIARSWCDLSNETMDLEQGYYARVRAVSRKASSKWTVTPRRFDPKTDTSFGPPVVSVETEDNSAIITLKGPMRYQPDNHTPGVSMSTLYPTMTYNLSIHNTRRNQTSHFQVVSGPYKYRLMEYDTDYCFSAKARFLSMPVHCLSSVWQCITTPSDPVTGQLKSVVVSIVVPTVCMCMMVVVGYLLYQYLTGKGQKSPYILVHSPSPFV; this comes from the exons ATGTGGACAGTGTCAATTGTTCTGTACCTGGGGGGTCTGCACTGCGCAG tctcctcctctccctccagccCTATCAATGTCATCTTCTCCTCAGTGAATCTGAGAAATATACTGCAGTGGTCACCAGGAAATGGCACACCGGATTACACACACTTTACTGTGCAGTATACCAT CTATGGAGACAGTGTTGAGGGCAGCAAAGGAAAGGTGAACTGGAGGGAGGTGCGGCAGTGTACAAGAATAGCGCGGAGCTGGTGTGATCTGAGCAATGAGACGATGGATCTGGAGCAGGGATACTACGCCAGGGTTCGTGCTGTGAGCAGGAAAGCATCCTCCAAATGGACCGTGACGCCGAGGCGATTCGATCCAAAGACGGACA CTAGTTTTGGCCCTCCAGTGGTTTCTGTGGAAACAGAGGACAACAGCGCCATCATCACTCTGAAGGGACCAATGAGGTATCAGCCTGACAACCACACCCCAGGGGTTTCCATGTCAACACTCTACCCCACGATGACTTACAACCTGTCCATCCACAATACCCGTCGCAACCAGACA AGCCATTTCCAAGTGGTCTCCGGTCCATACAAATATCGCCTGATGGAGTACGATACAGACTACTGCTTCTCTGCCAAGGCAAGATTCCTCTCCATGCCCGTCCACTGCCTGTCCTCAGTATGGCAATGCATAACCACGCCTTCAG ACCCTGTGACTGGCCAGCTGAAGAGTGTGGTTGTGAGTATTGTTGTGCcaactgtgtgcatgtgtatgatGGTGGTTGTTGGCTACCTTCTCTATCAGTACCTGACGGGGAAAGGACAGAAGAGCCCATATATACTG